The genome window AGCTTCAACGGCTGCTGGGATTTTTTCCCCTACTTTCCCTCCGGCACGCTTCTGGCCTCCAATCTTTCCGGTCCGCCGGGAATGTGGCTTCTGCGATTTGACAACACCCGGGCCGGCAAACTGCGCGGCACCGTGGTCAACTGGGAAAACGGAGAGCCGATTTCGGACGTGGCCGTCCGTTTCGTCGGCATCCCGCGTGAAACCAAAACCGATGAGTTTGGTAACTATCTGTCCCGAAGCGAGGGGGGAATGGTGCAGCTGGCGTTCGTTCATCCCGACTTCCGTCCCGAAACCGTGAGCGTCGCCGCCGTTTTCAACGATACCGTGCAAGTGAATACCGTCCGGCTGGTTCCGCTCACCCTCCTTCCTTCGGTGCCCCAGGGACTTTCCGCCAGCCCCGTCGACGGGGGCAACATAATGCTTTTCTGGAGCCGGCCGCCGGATACCGGTTTGGCAAAGTTCCGCATTTACCGTACTTCCCCTTCCGACACGACAGCCTTTTCCGTATACGACTCCACAAGCCCGGCGGAGACCAGCTATACGGATATTGGGACGGTCGCAGGGGAACGCTTTTCCTACCGTATAAGCGCCGTCAATGCGCTTTTTGAAGGGTACCAATCCAGCACGGCCCGGTCGATGCGCATCGCTTTCCAGCCGAAACTGCTCTGGGTGGATCGCACCGGTCCCTCAAGCACGTTGGCCTACGGCTATTTTCGCGACACGATCGCAAACTTTTACCGGCGGGCCCTCCGCCGCTATGATTTTGATGTCCTGAACCTCCGGGATGAAACGCATCCCCAGCCGGGAGGTGTTTCCCCCGTTTTTACGGCCCAAAACAAATTCATCTTTGTCCATTCCTCCGAGCTGCGCACCATAACCGGCGATAATCCGGCCTTTCTTTCTTACTTCTTTGACTTCCTGAAAGCCGGCGGAAGGCTGGTGATGGACGGGCACTGGCCCATGGGCGGCTTTACGGCCGGCGCCTCATACTTAAAGTGTGCGTCGGCTGAGTTTCCGTTTTTCGTCGAATCCGGACTGTGGAATTCGCTGCAAAACGTTTATGGATTTGATTGTCTTTTTTTTCCTCGTGTGTTTCCGTACGACACCGGTTTGGTCAATCGCTCCTTTTTTTCCGCCCAACCGGCGGAAGCCGGCTATCCGCTTTTGGAAGCCGATTCCAGCCGGGCCGCTGAGGGGCTTAAAGCCTATCTTTCCCCCAGCATACCGTACCCATACCCGACGGTCCCCAACGTCGGCTACCTCGACAACCGAAACCCCGCTGAAGACTTGTACCGCTTCGGTTCCATCGTTCCCGGAAACGACCCCAAGGAAGGCCTAACCGTTGCCAAAAAACATCTCGACCCGGCTGGCGGCGGTTTTGTCTGGTTCAATTTCCCCCTTTTCTATATGCAGGAGGATTCGGCCAAGAAAGCGATCCGCCTGGCGCTGGCCGACCTCGGTTTGCCGGAGGATTATCCGAAAGCCGACCTCAATCAGGACGGGATGCGCAATCCCGTGGATGTCCCTTTTTTAACCAATTACATCTTCTCCCGTCTTCCTTTTCCGGGATTCGACCCCGGCGAGGCCGATTTGAACTGCGACGGCGGCGCCTCCCCCGCGGACGTTGTTTTACTGTTGCTGAACGTTTTTGCGGATCAACCCCTTCCCTGCGAGTGAAGCCATGTTGAAAATGCAGACCCGCAATTTCGGCATTATCTTTTCGCTCTTTCTATTTCTGGTGACTCCCGTTGCCTACGCCCGGCCCAATTTCAACATCGATACGCTGGCGTTCCGGCCGATTTCCGGCACGGAAGGGTGCTGGGGGTACGTCGATTCGGCCGCCAACAAGGAATACGCACTGATTTGCGCCTTCAACCGGCTGGAAATCTGGGATGTAACCGACCCATCGAATCCTGTTCAAAAACCCAGTGTTCCGGCAACCGGCGGGGATTTAAAGCAAGTCCGCCCGTACTCCCACTACGCTTTCGCCGTAAACCAGCAGGACTCCGGCCTGCAGGTGATTGACCTTTCCGACCCGGAAAACGCCTACACGCTTACCAGCTATGCAACGTCAAGCAATCACGGCGGCGCCCATGCGATTCACATTGACGGCCACTATGCCTATTTGGGTATGAACGGCAATTCCCCGTACAGTTGGCGGGTTATTGATATATCCGATCCGTTCAACCTGCAACCGCGGGGACAATACATGACCTCCCAACCCAGCGGCGGCTATTTAAACGTTTTGCAATCCCACGACAGCTACGTGAAAGGGGACACGGCCTACATTGCTTTTTTGTCTGCCGGTTTTTCCATCGTGGATATCACCATCAAAAACCTGCCCAAAAAAATCGCAGATGTCGTATACCCGAATTCTTTTACCCATAACTGTTGGCCGACCGAAAACGGTCAATTTCTTTTCACCTCGGACGAAATACCGGGAACCGGCCACTTGCGGGTATGGGATATCCGCAATCCCGCAAACCCGGTTCAGGTAGCGGAATGGATGCCCCCGGGAATTCCCTCCATAATTCATAACGTACAGGTAAAAGGAATTTATGCCTATATCTCGTATTACGCGGACGGCGTGGTGATTCTGGATATCGAAGACCCCACGCAGCCGGTTGAAGTGGGGCATTATGATACGGCTCCCCAGTCTTCCAGCACCGGTTTTGCCGGCTGCTGGGATTTTTACCCCTACTTTCCTTCCGGCACGCTTCTGGCCTCCAACTATTCATCCCCAGCCGGGATGTGGCTTTTGCGCTTTAACGGTGCCAAAGCCGGGCAGATAAAGGGGCGGGTCGTGAATTTTTTGACCGGCGACTCCGTGCCGGATGTTTTCATTCGCGTGCTGGAAGCCGCCCGCCAGTCCAAAAGCGACCCGGCCGGCAACTTTTCCGTCCGCACCGATTCTGGAACGTTTCGGCTGGAATTTTCACTTGCCGGTTTTATTCCTGAAACGCTCACGGTCGCAGGGCGATTGAACGACACCACCGACCTCGGAACGGTTGAGCTAAAACCGGTTTCTCTATTGCCCGCCACGCCGGCCCATTTTGCCGTGCGGCCGGAAGAAGGGGGAAACATCACCCTGGCCTGGCAGCGACCGCCGGACACAAATTTGACCGGTTTTCGCATTTACCGCACGGCTCCCAACGATACCGTCCTTTTCGCTCTGTTTGATTCGACCGGGCCTGATGCAAACACGTATGTCGACGCCGGTTCCGTTGCGGGAGAACGCTTTTTTTACCGCATCGCCGCCGTAAACAGCGCCGGTTATACGAGCTTCCTTTCGCCGCCGGTTGTGGGGATGCGTTTTGTGTTCGGGCAAAAGCTGCTTTTGGTGGATCGCACGGCCTACTGCAGCCCGTATTTGAAGCGCTATTTCGCCGCTCCCGATTCGTTCTACAACTTCCATGCCCGGATGCTGCGGCGGTTTGACTTTGACACGCTTGTCTTGGACGATTGCGCGGTGCGCTTTGCCATAAGCCCGGCCTTCGTGGCCCGCTATCCGTACATCGTCCTGCATTCTTCGGAATTCTATTCTCCGCTGGCCCACGACAACGCGTCGTTTCTTTCCTTTTTCACCGATTATTTGAAAGCCGGCGGCAAACTTTTGGTGGAGGCCCAGTGGACCCCCCTGCAGCCCAACCCGGTTTATCTATGCGATTACAACTCGGTTCTCTTGCCGAACGCCAGCGCGGAAATTTGGGACACGGTTCGCGCGAGTTTTGGTTTTGATTGCCTATATTACCCCTTGGTCCACACCTTGAATAATTCCACCGTTCACCAAGGTTTTGCCGGTGCGCGCTCGAAGAACCCGGCCTATCCCCATCTTACCGTTGACTCCGTGCGGGTGGATTACTTCGTCCCAACCACCGGTGGTTTCACCCGTTACCCCTACCCGACCATGCCCAACGTGGGGTATCTGATCGGCCGGGATTCCGCGGAAAACCTGTACGCGTTCAACTCCCTTTTGGGCAATTCGGACGAGAAAAACGGCAAAGCCGTGGCCAAAAAACACACAGTCCCCGGTGGCGGGGGATTCGTCTGGTTTGACTTTCCGCTCTATTATATGAAAGAGGACTCGACCAAAAAGGCCTTCCACCAGGCCCTGGCCGATTTGGATGTGCCGGAAACTTTTCCCAAAGGAGATTTTGACCGGGATGGCGTACGCACGATTGAAGACGTTACCTATCTAATGAACTGGGTTTTTATGGGAGAGCCCTTTCCAATCATCTTTGATGTCAGCGAAACCGACCTGAACTGCGACGGCCAGTCCTCTCCGGCTGATTTGGTTCTGCTTTTGCTAAACGTCTTCCCCGGCCAGCCCCTGCCGTGTAATTAAAGAGCGGCCTAATATCTTTGTTACCGCGCTAAACTCCAATTCCGACAACTTTTCGCCGATATGGCTAAAATCCGCCGGTAAAGGAAGATTTTCCGGTTTTTAACTCATTGAAAAGCAAAAGGTTGTCATAACCCGAGCTTCGGCATTAAAGTTGCCTCATTCTTTATTGACAACAAAGGGCGAACTTCTTAGGGAAGACCAAAAACGTTCGCAGGAAGGAGTGTTTATGCCCAATGCCAAAAGCTTCTTGAAAGTCAGCATCCCGCTGTTACTAATCACGGCTTTCAATTCTATAACCTCTTCAGCTATACCTGCCCGAAACCAAAAGGGCGTAAGCCCGAAAATTTCGGCCACTTGCCTTCCGAACAAAGATCAATGCACACATAAGGTTGGCCGACTATGGTCCACTGCCACCAATTACGGCTTTTGGGGTAATCAAATGGATCGGATGGGCCTTAGGGATTGCCTGACCGGGGGGTCTTCTTCTTCGGCTGAATTTCCGGGTGGCTCATTAATCGAATACCTTTTCCAAGGAGCCATCTGGGTAGGTGGAATAGTGAACGGCGATACGCTCGTTACCATTGGAACGGATGGATGGGTATATGACCCGGACCGGGGAGAACTGCACGCCGACTGTGATGTTTTAGGGGCGATCATTCGTCGGTCAACCAATCCATCCAGTCCGTACTATGACCCGAATGCCCTTTCGGACATGGACTTCATTGTCACCATGTACGACACGCTGACGGATCCCCAATTTGTTGAAAATCCGGACCCCCAAAGTGGCAAACCGTTTAAACCGCTTGGGCTTAAGCTGGTGCAAACCAGTCTTTCTTACACAGGCCCGTCACTGGAAGATATAATCTTTATCCACTACAAGCTCGAAAACATCGGCGTTAACAACGTACAAGATGCTTACGTGGGTTTTTTCTGGGATGGCGACGTTGGCCATCTTAATACACCCAACTTTTTTCTGGATGACCTATCTGGTTTATTTCAGAAAGACACAGTGGTAAATGACCAGCCCTTGCATATTGAAGTTCCTTACGTCGTGGACGAAGATGGCGACCCCGGAGCTGGAATTTTTCGCTCCAACAGCCCAACTGCTGTTGTCGGGCTTTATCTTTTAAGTGCCTCACAGCCATTGGCAAAAACCAGCTTTAACTGGTGGACACCCAACGGCACTGCATCTCTTGATTGGGGCCCGCAAATAGCTCCAGGCCGCAGAAATTGGTCCGGCGGCTGGGGTCAGCCGGAGGGGGACGGGATGAAGTATTATTACCTCTCCAACGGCGAAAGGGATTACAATCAGGTTTGGAGCGCCTTAAACCACGGCTCTACGGATTACGGCTTTGGAACCGGATGGATTCCGCCTTTGGTGGATCCAGGCGCGGCCATCGACATCGCCAGTGGTTTCGATGCGCGTTATCTGTACTCATTCGGCCCTTTTCAATTAGCACCCGGCGACACAGCTTCCTTTTCCATAGCGGTTTTGGTCGGAACTGGGTTTCACAACAACCCGCAAAACTTCAACCAAAACCTTGGGGCCATTCCGGATAATTATCGCAACCCCACTAAAATCCGCGCCTATCAAAATGGTTTGGACTTTTCAGACCTGATTGCAAAGGCCGTCGCGGCCAGACAAAAGCTGGGCATCGTCCCTGCCCGAGGCGATATAAATGGCGATGGTTTGCTGTCGGCTGCCGATGTAGTTGTTCTACTAAACATCGTATTCCTGAACAATCCCGCACCCATACCGGGCTTACACGATTTGAATTGCGACGGAGAAATATCGCCGGCCGATTTGGTCCTTCTCTTGAATCTGGTCTTTTTGGGAAGTTCTTTAGCGTGTTAGGCCGTTTCTAAAATCTCAACCGGCTTCGCCGGGAAGTATTCCTGCAAAGAGCGGACTTCCAGTTTTCCCCGCTTGAGGGACTGCACGGCGTTCACGGCGGCCTGCGCCCCGGCCAAAGTGGTTATCAGGGTGACGCCGTGCTCCACGGCGGCGCGGCGGATGGCTTGGGAGTCCTTTTGCGAAATCTCCCCCTCCGGCGTGTTGATGACCCAGGCAATCTCCCCGGCCTTGATGGAATCGACGATATGCGGCCGCCCTTCGGAGACCTTTTTGACCGGCTTGACCGGAATGCCGGAAGCCGAGAGCGCTTTGGCCGTGCCGGAGGTGGCGCAAAGCGCAAAGCCGAGCTCGACCAAATGCTTGGCCAGAAAAACGGAAGCCCGCTTGTCCCGGTTGCGCACGGAAATAAAGATTCGACCTTTGTCTGGAAGACCGCCGGCCAAATTTAGCTGGCCTTTCAAGAAGGCCAGTCCCAAATCGGCGTCCAGCCCCATCACCTCGCCGGTCGATTTCATCTGCGGGCCGAGCGATACTTCGGCGCCGGGAAAACGGGAGAAGGGAAATACTGGAAATTTTACCGCGAAGTGCGGTTTTTGATAACTGGAGGGCAAACCGAACTCCTTCAAACGCCGCCCTAAGCCGACTTTAGTTGCAATTTTGGCCAACGGAACACCGATCGCCTTGGAAACGAACGGCACCGTCCGGCTGGAACGGGGATTGGCCTCCAGAACGTAAACCGTGTCATCCTTGACCGCAAACTGGATGTTCAGAAGCCCGATTACCTTCAAAGCCCGGGCGATTTTTACGGCGTACTCTTCCACCTTTTTCAAGGTGGAATCGGAAACTGAAAACGGGGGCAGAACGGCAATCGAATCACCGGAATGAATCCCCGCCTCTTCGATATGCTCCATGATACCGCCAATGAAAACCTCTTTGCCGTCCGAGACCAAATCCACATCCAGCTCGATGGCCTCCTCCAGAAACTTGTCGATTAAAACCGGCCGTTCCGGGGTCACATCCAAACTCGTTTGCAGATAATCCGCCAGCTCCCGCGAAGAATAGGCCAGCTTCATTGCCTGCCCCCCCAAAACGTAGGAAGGCCGCGCCAGAACGGGATAACCGAGCGCGGCCGCCGTCTTGATGGCGCGGGCAAAGGTGATCGCGGTTCCTCCCAGCGGCTGTGGAATGCCCAAATCCGACATTAGCCGGGCAAAACGCTTCCGGTTTTCGGCAATGTCAATAGCTTCGTAGGGTGTTCCCAAAATTTTCCATTTCGATTTGGAGAGCGCTTTGGCCAGCTTCAAGGGTGTCTGGCCGCCAAAGCCGACAAAAACGCCCAACGGGTTTTCCCGTTCCAAAATGGCCCAGACGTTTTCGCGGGTTATCGGTTCAAAATAGAGCCGGTCGGCCGTGTCGTAATCGGTGGAAACCGTTTCCGGGTTGGAGTTTATCATTACGGCATCATACCCCTCTTCCCGGATGGCCCAAACGGCGTGGACACAAGCGTAATCAAACTCAATTCCCTGCCCGATGCGGTTCGGCCCCGAGCCCAAAACGACGACGGAGGGCTTGCCCGATTTTTTCACCGGGTCGCCGGCAAAATCGTAGGAAGAATAGAAGTAGGGCGTGAACGCCTCGAACTCTCCCGCGCAAGTATCCACCGATTTGAAGACCGGCAGAATCTCCTTTTTCTGCCGCAAGCGGGTAACAATCTCTTCGGACGTGTTAAGCAGTTTGGCAAGATGCAAATCAGTGAAACCCCATTCTTTGGCAGCCCGCAAAAGTTCTTCCGGCAGAGTGTCAAAATTGTTCTTGGCAAAAAGCCCCGGCTCCTGCTGGGCGTAATTTTTGATTTGCGTTGCCAATTCCACAATTTCCTTGATATGGTGCAAAAACCAGAGGTCGATTTTGGTAAACCTGTATGCGTCCTCAACGGAAAGTCCCTGCTCGAAGCCGGTCTTCAGATATAAAACACGTTCCGGATGATGGGTGGCCAGAACCTGTTTTATTTTCTCGAGCGAAAGTTCTTCCTTTTTATTCCAGAGAAAACCATTATATCCCGCTTCTGCAGAGAAAAAACCCTTCCCCAGCGCCTCTTTGAAATTCCGCCCGAAAGCCAGGGCCTCGCCGACCGATTTCATCGAGGTGGAAAGCTGCTGCGCGGCATCCGGAAACTTTTCAAAATTGAAACGGGGGACTTTGACGACAACGTAATCGATGGCCGGCTCAAAACAGGCCGGTGTCTTTTTGGTAATGTCGTTGGGGAGTTCATCCAGCGTATACCCGCAGGCCAGCTTGGCGGCGATTTTGGCGATCGGAAAACCGGTTGCTTTGGAAGCCAGGGCAGACGAGCGGGAAACCCGGGGATTGGTTTCAATTGCCACCATCCGACCGGTGTGGCCGTCGACGGCGAACTGGATGTTCGATCCCCCCGTCTCCACGCCGATTTTGCGGATGATGGACAGCGACCAGTCCCGCATCTTTTGATATTCCTTGTCGGTCAGGGTTTGCGCCGGAGCGACGGTAATCGAATCGCCGGTGTGCACCCCCATCGGGTCCAGATTTTCGATGGAGCATACGATCACCACATTGTCCTTTTTGTCCCGCATTACTTCCAATTCGAATTCCTTCCAACCGATGACTGATTCTTCGATCAAGACCGTGTGCACGGGTGAAAGTTCAAGCCCCAGGGAGACAATTTGCTTCAGTTCTTCCGGGTTATAGGCAATCCCGCCCCCCGTGCCTCCCAAAGTGAAGCTGGGGCGAATCACCACCGGATAACCCAGATTCTTTGCAACTTCCCGTGCCTGCTGGACGGAGGCGACCTGTTCGCTTTTTGGAACGTCCACCCCGATTTCCCGCATCGCCTCTTTGAAAAGCTTCCGGTCTTCGGCCCGCTTGATCGCCTCCGGCTTGGCCCCAATCATCTCCACCCCGAAACGCTCTAAAACGCCGCTTTCGTAAAGCATCATCGCCAGATTGAGCCCGGTCTGCCCGCCCAAGGTCGGCAAAAGCGCATCCGGGCGTTCCTTTTCGATGATTTTGGCGACAATCTCGGCTGTGAGCGGCTCAATGTAGGTGGCGTCTGCCATCTCCGGATCGGTCATGATCGTCGCCGGGTTGGAATTGACCAGAATGACGCGATACCCTTCTTCGCGTAACGCCCGGCAGGCCTGGGTGCCCGAATAATCGAATTCGCACGCCTGGCCGATTACGATGGGCCCGGAGCCGATGATGAGGATCGATTTTATATCGGTGCGCTTCGGCATCCTATTTCTCTCGCCACTTTTTCATTAGCGCGATAAACTCGTCAAAAAGATAATCCGCATCGTGCGGTCCCGGCGAGGCCTCCGGATGGTACTGCACGGAGAAAATCGGGTACTCGCTATGCCGCATCCCCTCCACGGTCTGGTCGTTTAAATTGATGTGGGTAAGTT of Verrucomicrobiia bacterium contains these proteins:
- the carB gene encoding carbamoyl-phosphate synthase large subunit yields the protein MPKRTDIKSILIIGSGPIVIGQACEFDYSGTQACRALREEGYRVILVNSNPATIMTDPEMADATYIEPLTAEIVAKIIEKERPDALLPTLGGQTGLNLAMMLYESGVLERFGVEMIGAKPEAIKRAEDRKLFKEAMREIGVDVPKSEQVASVQQAREVAKNLGYPVVIRPSFTLGGTGGGIAYNPEELKQIVSLGLELSPVHTVLIEESVIGWKEFELEVMRDKKDNVVIVCSIENLDPMGVHTGDSITVAPAQTLTDKEYQKMRDWSLSIIRKIGVETGGSNIQFAVDGHTGRMVAIETNPRVSRSSALASKATGFPIAKIAAKLACGYTLDELPNDITKKTPACFEPAIDYVVVKVPRFNFEKFPDAAQQLSTSMKSVGEALAFGRNFKEALGKGFFSAEAGYNGFLWNKKEELSLEKIKQVLATHHPERVLYLKTGFEQGLSVEDAYRFTKIDLWFLHHIKEIVELATQIKNYAQQEPGLFAKNNFDTLPEELLRAAKEWGFTDLHLAKLLNTSEEIVTRLRQKKEILPVFKSVDTCAGEFEAFTPYFYSSYDFAGDPVKKSGKPSVVVLGSGPNRIGQGIEFDYACVHAVWAIREEGYDAVMINSNPETVSTDYDTADRLYFEPITRENVWAILERENPLGVFVGFGGQTPLKLAKALSKSKWKILGTPYEAIDIAENRKRFARLMSDLGIPQPLGGTAITFARAIKTAAALGYPVLARPSYVLGGQAMKLAYSSRELADYLQTSLDVTPERPVLIDKFLEEAIELDVDLVSDGKEVFIGGIMEHIEEAGIHSGDSIAVLPPFSVSDSTLKKVEEYAVKIARALKVIGLLNIQFAVKDDTVYVLEANPRSSRTVPFVSKAIGVPLAKIATKVGLGRRLKEFGLPSSYQKPHFAVKFPVFPFSRFPGAEVSLGPQMKSTGEVMGLDADLGLAFLKGQLNLAGGLPDKGRIFISVRNRDKRASVFLAKHLVELGFALCATSGTAKALSASGIPVKPVKKVSEGRPHIVDSIKAGEIAWVINTPEGEISQKDSQAIRRAAVEHGVTLITTLAGAQAAVNAVQSLKRGKLEVRSLQEYFPAKPVEILETA
- a CDS encoding choice-of-anchor B family protein → MCGRVVRRFLLFLIVTFGAAPLLARPNFNIDSLFFFEIENTRGCWGYVDDSTGREYALMCATDRLEIWDVTDPASPDRIKTVFSDGLNGFSADLKQVRPYKNYVIAVNQNGGQNRAALQVIDMTNPQMARTVAVWPDTGFPGNTFPNGAHTIHIEGDSAYLGMNGAADEWYVIDISDPLNPAFEDTYMTFAPVCGNFGAQSHDSYVKNDTGFIAFLGAGFSIVDLKEKPVPKKIADVCYPEAVTHNCWPTEDRQYLFTTDETPGGHLRVWDIRTPGNPASIRQVAEWFPPGVSSIIHNVQVKGNFLYASYYGEGVEILDIEDPTQPVEVGHFDTAPDASGASFNGCWDFFPYFPSGTLLASNLSGPPGMWLLRFDNTRAGKLRGTVVNWENGEPISDVAVRFVGIPRETKTDEFGNYLSRSEGGMVQLAFVHPDFRPETVSVAAVFNDTVQVNTVRLVPLTLLPSVPQGLSASPVDGGNIMLFWSRPPDTGLAKFRIYRTSPSDTTAFSVYDSTSPAETSYTDIGTVAGERFSYRISAVNALFEGYQSSTARSMRIAFQPKLLWVDRTGPSSTLAYGYFRDTIANFYRRALRRYDFDVLNLRDETHPQPGGVSPVFTAQNKFIFVHSSELRTITGDNPAFLSYFFDFLKAGGRLVMDGHWPMGGFTAGASYLKCASAEFPFFVESGLWNSLQNVYGFDCLFFPRVFPYDTGLVNRSFFSAQPAEAGYPLLEADSSRAAEGLKAYLSPSIPYPYPTVPNVGYLDNRNPAEDLYRFGSIVPGNDPKEGLTVAKKHLDPAGGGFVWFNFPLFYMQEDSAKKAIRLALADLGLPEDYPKADLNQDGMRNPVDVPFLTNYIFSRLPFPGFDPGEADLNCDGGASPADVVLLLLNVFADQPLPCE
- a CDS encoding choice-of-anchor B family protein; its protein translation is MLKMQTRNFGIIFSLFLFLVTPVAYARPNFNIDTLAFRPISGTEGCWGYVDSAANKEYALICAFNRLEIWDVTDPSNPVQKPSVPATGGDLKQVRPYSHYAFAVNQQDSGLQVIDLSDPENAYTLTSYATSSNHGGAHAIHIDGHYAYLGMNGNSPYSWRVIDISDPFNLQPRGQYMTSQPSGGYLNVLQSHDSYVKGDTAYIAFLSAGFSIVDITIKNLPKKIADVVYPNSFTHNCWPTENGQFLFTSDEIPGTGHLRVWDIRNPANPVQVAEWMPPGIPSIIHNVQVKGIYAYISYYADGVVILDIEDPTQPVEVGHYDTAPQSSSTGFAGCWDFYPYFPSGTLLASNYSSPAGMWLLRFNGAKAGQIKGRVVNFLTGDSVPDVFIRVLEAARQSKSDPAGNFSVRTDSGTFRLEFSLAGFIPETLTVAGRLNDTTDLGTVELKPVSLLPATPAHFAVRPEEGGNITLAWQRPPDTNLTGFRIYRTAPNDTVLFALFDSTGPDANTYVDAGSVAGERFFYRIAAVNSAGYTSFLSPPVVGMRFVFGQKLLLVDRTAYCSPYLKRYFAAPDSFYNFHARMLRRFDFDTLVLDDCAVRFAISPAFVARYPYIVLHSSEFYSPLAHDNASFLSFFTDYLKAGGKLLVEAQWTPLQPNPVYLCDYNSVLLPNASAEIWDTVRASFGFDCLYYPLVHTLNNSTVHQGFAGARSKNPAYPHLTVDSVRVDYFVPTTGGFTRYPYPTMPNVGYLIGRDSAENLYAFNSLLGNSDEKNGKAVAKKHTVPGGGGFVWFDFPLYYMKEDSTKKAFHQALADLDVPETFPKGDFDRDGVRTIEDVTYLMNWVFMGEPFPIIFDVSETDLNCDGQSSPADLVLLLLNVFPGQPLPCN